A single region of the bacterium genome encodes:
- a CDS encoding Ppx/GppA family phosphatase: MPRAAIDVGSNSVKLVLADDLATPLLDRVAVTGLGEGLGRTGRLAEPAMARTLDALAALVAEARARGAGDFAAVGTAALRAAANADEFCARARARCGIAIAVIPGEEEARLAFLAARSGAGAPAGPCLVVDIGGGSTEFIFGKGKGEGDAMGERFSLPLGCLRATEEFQRSDPAPPAVLAAMATAFAAALAPLAPGAGALIGIGGTFSSLGTVALGAPDWDPRRVEGLELSRAEVERQLALYQRLRIAERAALPGLMPERAPVILAGAAIALAVMRRRGAERLRLSSRALRHGLWLARWGRSA, translated from the coding sequence ATGCCGCGCGCGGCGATCGACGTCGGCAGCAACTCGGTCAAGCTCGTCCTCGCCGACGACCTGGCGACGCCGCTGCTCGATCGCGTGGCGGTCACGGGTCTCGGCGAGGGGCTGGGTCGCACGGGCCGCCTCGCCGAGCCGGCGATGGCCCGCACCCTGGACGCCCTCGCCGCGCTCGTCGCTGAGGCGCGCGCCCGCGGGGCCGGCGACTTCGCGGCCGTCGGCACGGCCGCCCTGCGCGCGGCGGCCAACGCCGACGAGTTCTGCGCGCGTGCCCGCGCGCGCTGCGGCATCGCGATCGCCGTCATCCCGGGCGAGGAGGAGGCGCGCCTGGCCTTCCTCGCCGCGCGCTCGGGGGCCGGGGCGCCGGCGGGGCCCTGCCTCGTCGTCGACATTGGGGGCGGCAGCACGGAGTTCATCTTCGGCAAGGGCAAGGGCGAGGGCGATGCGATGGGCGAGCGCTTCAGCCTGCCGCTGGGCTGCCTGCGCGCCACCGAGGAGTTCCAGCGCAGCGATCCGGCGCCGCCCGCGGTCCTGGCCGCGATGGCGACGGCTTTCGCCGCCGCCCTCGCGCCACTGGCCCCGGGGGCGGGCGCCCTCATCGGCATCGGCGGCACCTTCAGCAGCCTCGGCACCGTGGCGCTCGGCGCGCCGGACTGGGACCCGCGCCGCGTCGAGGGCCTGGAGCTCTCGCGCGCCGAGGTGGAGCGGCAACTCGCGCTCTACCAGCGGCTGCGCATTGCCGAGCGGGCGGCTCTGCCCGGCTTGATGCCCGAGCGGGCGCCGGTGATCCTGGCGGGGGCGGCCATCGCGCTGGCCGTCATGCGCCGGCGCGGGGCCGAGCGCCTGCGCCTGAGCAGCCGCGCCCTGCGCCACGGGCTCTGGCTGGCCCGCTGGGGGCGGAGCGCCTAG
- a CDS encoding T9SS type A sorting domain-containing protein, with protein MSPRPWQRFVRALAPALCALGLSAPHAAAGTALAISPPGAVDTRGPRFTLLAPEPGAILIGGESVTLRWSLEDPYLPAGQAGQAPLGLSFHVDGALVHADSLSLAAGIGQPPSFAYFWLVPSLPTENCRWTLTLADAFGNLGTIESEPHRIATDESPADALAPAALSLAPNWPNPFNPATRLRFGLPRAGSPRLTIHDVQGRELARLWDGPHPAGWLELEWRPQALASGVYFARLVLDGEQLTRKLVLLK; from the coding sequence ATGTCCCCTCGCCCCTGGCAGCGCTTTGTCCGCGCCCTCGCGCCGGCGCTCTGCGCGCTCGGGCTCAGTGCGCCGCACGCGGCGGCCGGCACGGCCCTGGCGATCAGTCCGCCGGGCGCGGTCGATACCCGCGGGCCCCGCTTCACGCTGCTCGCACCCGAGCCGGGGGCCATCCTCATCGGCGGCGAGAGCGTCACGCTGCGCTGGTCGCTCGAGGACCCCTATCTGCCGGCGGGGCAGGCCGGGCAGGCGCCGCTCGGCCTGAGCTTCCACGTGGACGGAGCGCTGGTGCACGCGGACTCGCTGAGCCTCGCGGCGGGCATCGGTCAGCCGCCCAGCTTCGCCTACTTCTGGCTCGTCCCGTCGCTGCCCACGGAGAACTGCCGCTGGACGCTGACTCTCGCCGACGCCTTCGGCAACCTGGGCACGATCGAGAGCGAGCCGCACCGCATCGCCACCGACGAGAGCCCCGCCGACGCGCTCGCGCCCGCGGCGCTGAGCCTCGCGCCCAATTGGCCGAACCCATTCAATCCCGCCACGCGGCTGCGTTTCGGCCTGCCCCGCGCCGGCAGCCCGCGCCTGACCATCCACGACGTGCAGGGCCGCGAGCTCGCGCGGCTCTGGGACGGCCCGCATCCAGCCGGCTGGCTCGAACTGGAATGGCGGCCGCAGGCCCTGGCCAGCGGCGTCTACTTCGCGCGTCTCGTCCTGGACGGCGAGCAGCTCACCCGCAAGCTGGTGCTCCTCAAATGA